One Gottschalkia purinilytica DNA segment encodes these proteins:
- a CDS encoding L-threonine 3-dehydrogenase: protein MKKIFITGALGQIGAELVMKMREIYGNSNVIATDIKIDKNHNVFQSGPFEILDVTDAKLMNELVTKYKPDTIIHLAALLSATAESKPLLAWNINMGGLVNALEVAKEHNCKFFTPSSIGAFGPSTPKENTPQDTLQRPTTMYGVNKVAGELLCDYYYHKYGVDTRGVRFPGLISYVALPGGGTTDYAVDIYYEALKSGKYTSNIAKGTYMDMMYMPDALNSIIDLMEADSSKLIHRNAFNVTSMSFDPEEIASEIKKHIPTFTIDYDVDPVKQAIAESWPNSIDPSSAIEEWGFKVKYDLPKMTTDMLQKLKEKGIGR, encoded by the coding sequence ATGAAAAAGATTTTTATAACAGGAGCATTAGGACAGATTGGTGCAGAATTAGTAATGAAAATGAGAGAAATTTATGGCAATAGTAACGTAATTGCCACAGATATTAAAATAGATAAAAATCATAATGTTTTTCAATCTGGTCCTTTTGAAATTCTTGACGTAACAGACGCAAAGCTAATGAACGAATTAGTAACAAAATATAAACCAGACACTATTATTCATTTAGCGGCACTTCTATCTGCAACGGCAGAATCTAAACCGTTACTTGCATGGAATATTAATATGGGTGGACTCGTTAACGCTTTAGAAGTAGCAAAAGAACATAATTGTAAATTCTTTACGCCTAGTTCCATAGGAGCTTTTGGTCCTTCTACTCCAAAAGAAAACACTCCTCAAGATACACTTCAAAGACCTACTACTATGTATGGTGTAAATAAAGTAGCTGGTGAATTACTATGTGACTATTATTATCATAAATATGGGGTAGATACAAGAGGAGTTAGATTTCCAGGATTAATTTCTTATGTTGCTCTTCCAGGTGGTGGAACTACTGATTATGCCGTAGACATATACTATGAAGCCTTAAAGTCTGGCAAATATACTTCAAATATTGCAAAAGGAACTTATATGGATATGATGTATATGCCAGATGCATTAAATTCAATTATAGATCTTATGGAAGCAGATAGTTCAAAATTGATTCATAGAAACGCATTTAATGTTACATCTATGAGTTTCGATCCAGAAGAAATTGCTTCTGAAATCAAAAAACATATTCCAACTTTTACTATAGATTATGATGTAGACCCAGTAAAACAAGCTATAGCAGAAAGTTGGCCAAATTCCATAGATCCATCATCTGCTATAGAAGAATGGGGATTTAAAGTAAAATATGATCTTCCTAAAATGACAACTGATATGCTTCAGAAATTAAAAGAAAAAGGTATTGGTAGATAA
- a CDS encoding FtsX-like permease family protein, with translation MRLYNIALKNIKENLYRYIMYYLSNTFTVAIFFIFSNFMVYSKKITNIQGVSISIKNNIDIGIILCQIIIVMFSIIFVTYSISIFLRYRGKEFGLLSLFGMSINQIRKYVLIESMIISVASITSGIILGILFSKLFFLIIGAFLKSSIAFGISFKATILTFILFFILFEVINVIMFLKIKNKEIIEQIKLNKTSKEVPTFSIIKSLIGIVLIIAGYAVSWITRLNNISLQIALTTFMVIVGTYFIITEFSIAIINGLKKNTKRFYRKTSMITISQIMFKLKDTAKILFLTSILGTVTFTATETIYSFFTETPMMTVEHYSDDIGILQTDKNIRDHIDIEDIKSVLKDYNVNIKYFNKIEGIKADEIFGNDKNNKYMSKFMLVSNSQYNKIAKRIGEKKLKINKKEMICIFYFDDNIKFYDNNKLLESKVMNDNSILKINDKTQNYIIKKKIYKSPIYMRHMLVINDKEFKDIIINTPQNKLVNYYSIKLNNWLDSYEGSRELEKFMGVNYRDCYHAKIYSYTEQKNTLGMMLFIGLFIVILFSIASGSIIYFRLFNDIKQDSVEFGILKKIGASQSDIKKIITKQIAVIFFIPFIVSTIHSLFALKLLENIFEKNLLINGLTVMVGYLIFQLIYFLLVRKIYIRKINALK, from the coding sequence ATGAGATTATATAATATAGCACTAAAAAACATAAAAGAAAATTTATATAGATATATAATGTATTATTTAAGCAATACATTTACAGTGGCTATATTTTTTATATTTTCTAACTTTATGGTTTACTCAAAAAAAATAACGAATATCCAAGGAGTTAGTATTAGTATAAAGAATAACATTGATATTGGAATTATATTGTGTCAAATTATAATAGTCATGTTTTCTATAATATTTGTGACTTATTCAATATCTATATTTTTAAGGTATAGGGGAAAAGAATTCGGCTTATTATCATTATTTGGAATGAGTATAAATCAAATAAGAAAATATGTGTTAATAGAAAGTATGATAATATCAGTTGCATCTATTACTTCAGGAATTATTTTAGGAATTTTATTTTCAAAGTTATTCTTTCTTATAATAGGAGCATTTTTAAAAAGTAGTATTGCATTTGGAATCTCATTTAAAGCTACAATATTAACATTTATTTTGTTCTTTATATTATTTGAAGTTATAAATGTAATAATGTTTTTAAAAATAAAGAACAAAGAGATAATAGAACAAATAAAGCTAAATAAAACTTCAAAGGAAGTTCCTACATTTTCTATAATCAAATCACTAATAGGGATTGTACTAATAATAGCCGGATATGCTGTATCGTGGATAACAAGATTAAATAATATTTCATTACAAATAGCGTTAACTACATTTATGGTTATAGTTGGAACGTATTTTATAATTACTGAATTTAGTATAGCTATAATAAATGGACTTAAGAAAAATACTAAAAGATTTTATAGAAAAACAAGTATGATTACGATATCTCAAATAATGTTTAAACTGAAAGATACGGCAAAAATTTTATTTTTAACATCCATATTGGGTACTGTAACTTTTACAGCTACAGAAACAATATATTCATTTTTTACAGAGACACCAATGATGACAGTAGAACATTATTCAGATGATATAGGGATCCTACAAACTGATAAGAATATTCGAGATCATATAGATATTGAGGATATAAAATCTGTATTGAAAGACTATAATGTTAACATAAAATATTTTAATAAGATTGAAGGAATAAAGGCTGACGAGATATTTGGAAATGATAAAAATAATAAATATATGAGTAAATTTATGCTAGTATCTAACTCTCAATATAATAAAATAGCTAAAAGAATAGGAGAGAAAAAATTAAAAATAAATAAAAAAGAAATGATATGTATTTTTTATTTTGATGATAACATTAAATTTTATGATAACAACAAATTACTAGAATCTAAAGTAATGAACGATAATTCAATCTTAAAAATTAATGATAAAACTCAAAACTATATAATTAAGAAGAAAATATATAAATCACCTATTTATATGAGACATATGTTAGTAATTAACGACAAAGAGTTTAAAGATATAATAATAAATACACCTCAAAATAAGTTAGTTAATTACTATAGTATTAAATTAAATAACTGGTTAGACTCCTATGAAGGTAGTAGAGAGTTAGAAAAATTTATGGGAGTAAACTATAGAGATTGCTATCACGCTAAGATATATTCATATACTGAGCAAAAAAATACTTTGGGGATGATGCTGTTTATAGGACTTTTTATAGTAATTTTATTTTCTATAGCATCAGGAAGTATAATTTACTTCAGGTTATTTAATGATATAAAACAAGACAGTGTAGAGTTTGGTATTCTTAAAAAAATAGGAGCATCACAATCTGATATAAAAAAAATAATAACAAAACAAATAGCTGTAATATTTTTCATACCGTTTATAGTTAGTACGATTCATTCGTTATTTGCTTTAAAATTACTAGAAAATATTTTTGAAAAAAACTTACTGATTAATGGTCTAACAGTTATGGTTGGGTATTTAATATTTCAATTAATATACTTTTTATTAGTAAGAAAAATATATATAAGAAAAATAAATGCTTTAAAATGA
- a CDS encoding ABC transporter substrate-binding protein, producing the protein MRIKKLFFLITLLFLIFVFITGCSVNTKKSNIDKKELVVYTSLDENDVKKYIEDYNKKYPDVDLKIVRESNRTILNKLIKEKRDTKADIVWGISPSGLLTLDRKGLLDTYIPKDIEIIFNNFRRVEELPTWIGNDIWEPIIIVDNNELKKRNLSIPRSYEDLIKLEYKGLITMSNPETTGSGYLIVSSILKLKGEQEAWKYLNKLSKNINNYSENNIESNIISGSKDNPIGILFGYKDAKKASERKGTEVVILKENYEHTTVVNALIKKDNIKKEAKDFLDLTMKDRIVDSSSEKDYIMTSIGKHLNLSRSK; encoded by the coding sequence ATGAGAATAAAAAAATTATTCTTTTTAATAACATTACTTTTTTTAATCTTTGTATTCATAACAGGGTGTAGTGTTAATACAAAGAAAAGCAATATAGATAAAAAAGAGTTAGTAGTATACACATCATTAGACGAAAATGATGTAAAAAAATATATTGAAGATTATAATAAAAAATATCCTGATGTTGACTTAAAAATAGTAAGGGAAAGTAATAGAACTATCTTAAATAAACTAATAAAAGAAAAAAGAGATACAAAAGCTGATATAGTATGGGGAATAAGCCCTTCAGGTTTACTAACACTAGACAGAAAGGGACTACTTGACACCTATATTCCTAAGGATATAGAAATAATATTTAATAACTTCAGAAGAGTAGAGGAACTTCCTACTTGGATAGGAAATGATATATGGGAGCCTATAATCATAGTTGATAATAATGAGCTTAAGAAAAGAAATCTTTCAATCCCTAGAAGCTATGAAGATTTAATAAAGCTAGAATATAAGGGACTAATAACAATGTCAAATCCAGAAACAACTGGATCAGGTTATTTAATAGTATCTTCAATTTTAAAGCTAAAAGGAGAACAAGAAGCCTGGAAGTATTTAAATAAATTAAGCAAGAATATAAATAACTATTCCGAAAATAACATAGAGTCAAATATAATATCGGGGAGTAAGGATAATCCTATAGGAATCTTATTTGGATATAAAGATGCTAAAAAAGCAAGTGAAAGAAAGGGAACTGAGGTTGTAATTTTAAAAGAAAACTATGAACATACTACAGTAGTAAATGCTTTAATAAAGAAAGATAATATAAAAAAAGAAGCTAAAGATTTTTTAGATCTTACAATGAAAGATAGAATTGTAGATAGTTCTTCAGAAAAAGACTATATTATGACAAGTATAGGAAAACACTTAAATTTATCGAGATCTAAGTAG
- a CDS encoding sensor histidine kinase, producing MNFIKYLKDRISYFLIYFISIGLTIFIISLDLIIREEKLSTDNILYTLILSTILLIVFIVIDYSKKHGFYKGLNMALEENENSNEIFKLPKDNSIEHELFKKLLIKNYDSYENKLEKYRENYKDYTYFKSRWIHQMKTPVSVIKLMLENEEDRNIDETARRNYASMKEEIEKLSHGLEMALYTLRVNDFEQDFKVERVNILEVVRNIINESKNTFIMNSIYPKIDVKEDIEVKTDKKWIKFVIRQIISNSIKYSKVKESENKSVLVTVNTDAEKTILSIKDKGVGIPKQDLGKVFDPFFTGRNGRIYSESTGVGMYLAKTICNKLGHDISVKSEEGEWTEITIVFYKGRSLYDIV from the coding sequence TTGAATTTTATAAAGTATTTAAAAGATAGGATTTCATACTTTTTAATATATTTTATAAGTATAGGATTAACTATATTTATAATATCTTTAGATTTAATAATAAGAGAAGAAAAATTAAGTACAGATAATATACTTTATACTTTAATATTGTCAACTATACTTCTTATAGTATTCATAGTTATAGACTATAGCAAAAAACATGGTTTTTATAAAGGGTTAAATATGGCACTTGAAGAAAATGAAAATTCAAATGAAATATTTAAGCTACCTAAAGATAATAGTATAGAACATGAACTATTTAAAAAGCTTCTAATTAAAAATTATGATAGTTATGAGAATAAGCTTGAAAAGTATAGAGAAAATTATAAAGATTATACTTACTTTAAAAGTAGATGGATACATCAAATGAAAACTCCTGTATCAGTAATAAAACTTATGTTGGAAAATGAGGAAGATAGAAATATAGATGAAACTGCTAGAAGAAACTATGCTAGTATGAAAGAAGAGATAGAGAAACTATCACATGGACTTGAGATGGCACTTTATACCCTAAGAGTAAATGATTTTGAACAAGACTTTAAAGTAGAAAGAGTAAATATACTAGAAGTAGTAAGAAATATTATAAATGAAAGCAAAAATACATTTATAATGAACTCTATCTATCCTAAAATAGACGTTAAGGAAGATATAGAAGTAAAAACAGATAAAAAGTGGATAAAGTTTGTTATAAGACAGATAATATCAAATAGTATAAAATATTCTAAAGTTAAAGAAAGTGAAAATAAGAGTGTATTAGTAACTGTAAATACTGACGCTGAAAAGACAATACTTTCTATAAAGGATAAAGGAGTGGGTATACCTAAGCAAGATTTAGGTAAGGTATTTGATCCTTTCTTTACAGGTAGAAATGGACGAATATATTCAGAATCAACAGGTGTTGGAATGTATCTTGCTAAAACTATATGTAATAAATTAGGACATGATATATCGGTAAAATCTGAAGAAGGCGAATGGACGGAAATAACTATAGTATTTTACAAAGGAAGAAGTCTATACGATATAGTGTAA
- a CDS encoding DNA-3-methyladenine glycosylase family protein, protein MKYNAYENNGKVIIEGVKDFEPKHIFECGQCFRWNEESDGSFTGVAYNRVINVKKEGNDVILSNTNIEDFKNIWYNYFDLDTDYGEIKKELAKDSVLKEAIKFGHGIRILKQDEWEILISFIISANNRIPMIKRAIDILSERYGEYIGEYNGKKYYGFPEPGKLKKLTVEEVEDCKTGFRAKYIVSASARVSENEIEIYNLKNLSTEDARTQLMLFAGVGPKVSDCIMLFSMDKQDAFPIDIWVKRIMEYFYLDEETKLKAIQEYAQDKFGKYAGYAQQYLFYYARELGIGKGKK, encoded by the coding sequence ATGAAATACAACGCTTATGAAAATAACGGAAAAGTAATAATAGAAGGTGTAAAAGATTTTGAGCCAAAGCATATATTTGAATGTGGACAATGTTTTAGATGGAATGAAGAATCAGATGGAAGTTTTACTGGAGTAGCTTATAATAGAGTGATAAATGTAAAAAAAGAAGGTAATGATGTTATACTTTCAAATACGAATATAGAGGATTTTAAAAATATATGGTATAACTACTTTGATTTAGATACAGATTATGGGGAAATAAAAAAAGAGCTAGCAAAAGATTCTGTGCTAAAAGAGGCTATAAAGTTCGGACATGGTATAAGAATATTAAAACAAGATGAATGGGAGATTTTAATATCATTTATAATATCAGCAAATAATAGAATTCCTATGATAAAAAGAGCTATAGACATATTAAGTGAAAGATATGGTGAATATATAGGAGAGTATAATGGAAAAAAATATTATGGATTTCCTGAGCCTGGTAAACTAAAAAAATTGACTGTAGAAGAAGTAGAAGACTGTAAAACAGGATTTAGAGCAAAATATATAGTAAGTGCATCAGCTAGAGTATCAGAGAATGAAATAGAAATATATAATTTAAAAAACTTGTCTACAGAAGATGCTAGAACACAATTGATGCTATTTGCAGGTGTAGGACCAAAAGTATCTGACTGTATAATGCTATTTTCTATGGATAAACAGGATGCTTTTCCTATAGATATATGGGTTAAAAGAATTATGGAGTATTTTTACTTAGATGAAGAGACTAAACTAAAGGCTATACAAGAATATGCTCAAGATAAGTTTGGAAAATATGCAGGATATGCACAACAATATTTATTTTACTATGCTAGAGAACTAGGTATAGGAAAAGGAAAAAAATAA
- a CDS encoding glycine C-acetyltransferase, with protein MSSKVLDKFLKENLNDLKEKGLYNVIDPLESANGPIIKIGGKELINLSSNNYLGLATNEELIKACNEATTKYGVGAGAVRTINGTLDIHIKLEEKLASFKHTESAIVFQSGFNCNAGAIQAVMDKNDAILSDELNHASIIDGCRLSRAKIIRYNHSDMNDLRQKAKEAKESGLYNKIMIITDGVFSMDGDIAKLPEIVKIAEEFDLITYVDDAHGSGVLGKGSGTVKHFGLSDKVDFQIGTLSKAIGVVGGYVAGKKDLIDWLKVRARPFLFSTSLTPGSAAACIKAIDILTESTALHDKLWENGNYLKKGLRELGFNIGNSETPITPCIIGDESKTQEFSKRLYEEGVYAKSIVFPTVPKGTGRVRNMPTAAHTKEILDKALSIYEKVGKDLGIL; from the coding sequence ATGTCTAGTAAAGTATTAGATAAGTTTTTAAAAGAAAACTTAAATGATTTAAAGGAAAAAGGTCTTTATAATGTCATAGACCCTTTAGAAAGTGCAAATGGTCCTATAATAAAAATAGGAGGAAAAGAGCTAATCAACTTATCTTCAAATAATTATCTAGGCTTAGCCACTAATGAAGAACTGATTAAAGCTTGTAATGAAGCCACAACAAAATATGGTGTAGGTGCAGGTGCTGTTAGAACTATAAATGGAACACTAGATATCCACATTAAACTTGAAGAAAAACTTGCCTCATTTAAGCATACAGAATCTGCAATCGTTTTCCAATCAGGATTTAACTGTAATGCTGGAGCTATTCAAGCAGTTATGGATAAAAATGATGCTATTCTATCAGATGAACTTAATCACGCTTCCATTATTGATGGATGTAGATTATCAAGAGCAAAGATTATTCGCTATAATCACTCAGATATGAATGATCTAAGACAAAAAGCAAAAGAAGCAAAAGAGTCAGGTCTTTATAATAAAATCATGATAATTACTGATGGAGTATTTTCCATGGACGGTGATATTGCTAAACTCCCTGAAATCGTTAAAATAGCAGAAGAATTTGATCTTATTACCTATGTAGATGATGCTCATGGATCAGGAGTATTGGGAAAAGGATCAGGAACTGTAAAACATTTTGGTCTTTCTGATAAAGTAGACTTTCAAATCGGAACTTTATCAAAAGCAATAGGTGTTGTAGGTGGTTATGTAGCTGGTAAAAAAGATCTTATTGACTGGCTAAAAGTTAGAGCAAGACCATTCCTATTTTCTACCTCTTTAACACCAGGTTCAGCTGCCGCTTGTATAAAAGCTATTGATATATTAACAGAAAGTACAGCTTTACATGACAAACTTTGGGAAAACGGGAATTACTTAAAAAAAGGCCTAAGAGAACTTGGATTTAATATAGGAAATAGTGAAACTCCTATTACTCCTTGTATTATTGGAGATGAAAGTAAAACTCAAGAGTTTAGTAAAAGACTCTATGAAGAAGGTGTATATGCAAAATCTATAGTATTTCCAACTGTTCCAAAGGGAACTGGAAGAGTAAGAAACATGCCTACAGCAGCTCATACAAAAGAAATATTGGATAAAGCTTTATCTATATATGAAAAAGTTGGAAAAGATCTAGGTATTTTATAA
- a CDS encoding response regulator transcription factor, protein MYRIFIIEDDKKMESLMKDRIEKYEYQAITVKDYSNIKSEFLKADPHLVLMDINLPNFDGFFWCREIRAISKVPIIFVSARFSDMEQVMAIEHGGDDYIIKPFSFDLLIAKIKGVLRRTYGEYAQKQSKEVTEVNGLYLYIKQNIVEWKDKKVELSKKEFALLYSLINNLNEIVPREKLLEDLWDDVEFVDDNTLSVNVTRLRKRLEDIGIYNAIETKRGQGYKMIKTWE, encoded by the coding sequence ATGTATAGAATATTTATAATAGAAGATGACAAGAAAATGGAAAGCCTAATGAAAGACAGAATTGAGAAATATGAATATCAAGCAATAACTGTTAAGGATTACTCTAATATAAAGAGTGAATTTTTAAAAGCAGATCCTCATCTGGTATTAATGGATATAAATTTACCTAATTTTGATGGCTTTTTTTGGTGTAGAGAAATAAGAGCAATATCGAAAGTACCAATAATATTTGTATCTGCTAGATTTTCAGATATGGAACAAGTTATGGCTATAGAACATGGCGGAGATGACTATATAATTAAACCTTTTTCTTTTGACTTACTTATAGCTAAGATTAAGGGAGTTTTAAGGAGAACTTATGGAGAATATGCACAAAAGCAGTCTAAAGAAGTAACTGAAGTAAATGGACTGTACTTATATATAAAGCAAAATATAGTAGAATGGAAAGACAAAAAAGTAGAACTTAGTAAAAAAGAGTTTGCTTTATTATACAGCCTTATAAATAATCTAAATGAAATAGTACCTAGAGAGAAGCTTTTAGAAGATTTATGGGATGATGTAGAATTTGTAGATGATAATACATTATCAGTAAATGTAACTAGACTTAGAAAAAGACTTGAAGATATAGGAATATATAATGCAATAGAGACTAAAAGAGGTCAGGGATATAAAATGATTAAAACATGGGAATAG
- a CDS encoding dicarboxylate/amino acid:cation symporter, whose product MKKLGLLPKLIIAIIIGILVGKVAPEWFIKIFVTFSSIFGNFLEFAIPLIIIGFVAPGIGELGKGAGKLLAITTGIAYISTIASGSLAYLTSTTVLPKIMNIKNLTLNASNPEESLLAPFFKVEMPPIMGVMTALLIAFTIGLGIATIKGDTIKKFMNEFQQIVEKLISNIIIPLLPIHILGIFANMTYAGEVAAIISVFAKVFVMILLLHAAIIIIQYTIAGTLGGANPFSLIKNMIPAYFTAIGTQSSAATIPVTLSQTKKNGVDDGIAEFVVPLCATIHLSGSTITLTSCAIAIMMLNGMDFSFGMIFPFIMMLGVTMVAAPGVPGGAVMAALGLLKSMLHFSPTLTSLMIALYIAQDSFGTACNITGDGAIAIIVNKISGKKLEPKKDNKIIT is encoded by the coding sequence ATGAAAAAATTAGGTCTATTGCCTAAATTGATTATTGCTATTATTATAGGTATCTTAGTAGGTAAGGTTGCTCCAGAGTGGTTTATAAAAATATTTGTTACTTTTAGTAGTATTTTTGGCAACTTTTTAGAGTTCGCTATTCCGTTAATTATTATAGGATTTGTGGCTCCAGGTATAGGGGAGCTGGGAAAAGGTGCAGGAAAACTTCTTGCAATTACTACAGGAATCGCATATATATCTACAATAGCATCTGGATCTTTAGCTTATTTAACAAGTACTACTGTTTTACCTAAGATCATGAATATTAAAAATCTTACATTAAATGCAAGTAACCCAGAAGAATCACTTTTAGCTCCATTTTTTAAAGTAGAAATGCCACCTATTATGGGAGTTATGACAGCTCTTTTAATTGCTTTTACTATAGGACTAGGAATAGCTACAATTAAAGGTGATACAATTAAAAAATTTATGAATGAATTTCAACAAATCGTAGAAAAACTCATTTCTAATATTATTATTCCATTATTGCCAATACACATATTAGGGATCTTTGCTAACATGACTTATGCAGGAGAAGTTGCAGCTATTATATCTGTATTTGCAAAAGTATTTGTTATGATTCTTCTTCTTCATGCTGCAATTATCATAATACAATACACTATTGCAGGAACTTTAGGAGGAGCTAATCCATTTAGTTTAATTAAGAATATGATTCCAGCGTACTTTACAGCAATTGGAACTCAATCTTCTGCAGCTACTATTCCTGTAACTTTAAGTCAAACAAAGAAAAATGGTGTAGATGATGGAATTGCAGAGTTTGTTGTTCCACTTTGTGCAACAATTCACTTATCTGGTAGTACCATTACTCTTACAAGTTGTGCAATTGCTATAATGATGCTAAATGGAATGGACTTTTCTTTTGGAATGATTTTCCCATTTATCATGATGTTGGGTGTTACTATGGTTGCTGCACCAGGGGTTCCAGGAGGAGCTGTAATGGCAGCTTTAGGACTTTTAAAAAGTATGCTTCATTTTTCACCAACTTTAACATCACTGATGATAGCTTTATATATTGCACAAGATAGCTTCGGTACTGCATGTAATATAACTGGAGATGGAGCAATAGCTATAATTGTAAACAAGATATCAGGAAAAAAATTAGAACCTAAAAAAGATAATAAAATAATAACTTAA
- a CDS encoding ABC transporter ATP-binding protein → MKVLEAKSLSKVYGMKGKGISVKALDNFSMTIEEGEFVGVMGPSGSGKSTLLNILATIDKPSSGEVLIGGKNPHKLNENELALFRRNELGFIFQDFNLLDTLSIKENIILPLVMNNEKTKEIEAKVNEISKVLGIDSILNKRTYEVSGGQQQRTACARALIGKPSMILADEPTGNLDSKSSYDLMESLEKMNKERKATIVMVTHDAFAASFCNRIIMIKDGRFFLELTKGSSRQVFFKEILDSLSLLGGNYNDTI, encoded by the coding sequence ATGAAAGTATTAGAAGCTAAAAGCTTATCCAAAGTATATGGAATGAAAGGAAAAGGAATATCCGTAAAAGCGTTAGATAATTTTAGTATGACTATAGAGGAAGGAGAATTTGTTGGAGTAATGGGTCCTTCTGGTAGTGGTAAAAGTACACTTTTGAATATACTGGCAACAATAGATAAACCGTCATCAGGAGAAGTTCTGATAGGTGGAAAAAATCCTCATAAATTAAATGAAAATGAACTAGCATTATTTAGAAGAAACGAATTAGGATTTATATTTCAAGACTTTAACTTACTAGATACGTTATCAATAAAGGAAAATATAATACTACCATTAGTAATGAATAACGAAAAGACGAAAGAAATAGAAGCAAAAGTTAATGAAATATCGAAAGTGTTAGGGATAGATAGTATATTAAACAAAAGAACTTACGAAGTATCAGGTGGACAACAACAAAGAACTGCCTGTGCAAGAGCGCTTATAGGTAAACCGTCTATGATACTTGCTGATGAGCCTACTGGAAATCTAGACTCTAAATCTTCATATGATCTAATGGAATCACTTGAAAAAATGAATAAAGAAAGAAAAGCAACTATAGTAATGGTAACACATGATGCTTTTGCTGCTAGTTTTTGTAATAGAATAATAATGATAAAGGATGGAAGATTTTTCTTAGAATTAACAAAAGGGTCAAGTAGACAAGTATTTTTTAAGGAAATATTAGATTCACTTTCTCTTCTAGGAGGGAACTATAATGACACTATCTAA